One stretch of Camelus bactrianus isolate YW-2024 breed Bactrian camel chromosome 19, ASM4877302v1, whole genome shotgun sequence DNA includes these proteins:
- the ADAM33 gene encoding disintegrin and metalloproteinase domain-containing protein 33 isoform X15 → MGSQWCWSPAAREAGFSPPPGSLLPLPLQTWLRFGAGSLALQDHCHYHGRVRGFPDSWVVLSTCSGMRGLIMLSSNASYYVHPWPAGDSEDFLTHKIFRMEQLLSWKGSCSHKDPGDKGDMARLSRATQIRERRESLRSPRYLELYIVADHTLFLTQHRNLNHTKQRLLEVASYVDQILRTLDIQVALTGLEVWTEQDRSRVTPDANATLWAFLQWRRGLWARRPHDSAQLLTGRAFRGATVGLAPVEGMCSEESSGGVSTDHSELPIGAAATMAHEIGHSLGLSHDPDGCCGEAAAEQGGCVMAAATGHPFPRVFSACSRRQLRAFFRKGGGACLSNAPDFGLLVPLARCGNGFVEEGEECDCGAGQECPGSCCLAHNCSLRAGAQCTHGDCCARCLLKPAGAPCRRAAGDCDLPEFCTGTSPYCPPDIYLLDGTPCARGRGACRDGECPTLEQQCQRLWGPGSRPAPDACFQVLNPAGDAHGNCGQHSDGSFVPCAQRDAQCGKLQCQGGEQSALVPHTVPVDSTVRLGSREVTCRGAFVLPGAQLDLPDLGLVESGTQCGPQMVCQDRRCQNATFRELELCLIACHGHGVCNSNHNCHCAPGWAPPSCDKSGFGGSVDSGPVQSETQDTFMLAVILSFLLPLLLGASLAWCCCRHPGPCLQQCLWGSRRDPVCSGPKDHPCRDYPLGSIQPTELGLTATGEPQPLELCQSPAATLRSLCPVAKQVKSKSPDPVSGER, encoded by the exons ATGGGCAGCCAGTGGTGCTGGTCCCCAGCCGCACG AGAAGCTGGATTCAGTCCCCCACCAGGCTCTCTCTTGCCCCTCCCACTTCAGACCTGGCTGAGATTTGGGGCCGGGTCCCTTGCTCTCCAGGATCATTGCCACTACCATGGGCGTGTGAGGGGCTTCCCTGACTCCTGGGTAGTCCTCAGCACCTGTTCTGGGATGAG GGGCCTGATCATGCTCAGCAGCAATGCCAGCTATTATGTGCATCCCTGGCCAGCTGGGGACTCTGAGGACTTCTTGACCCACAAGATCTTCCGGATGGAGCAGCTGCTCAGCTGGAAAGGATCCTGTAGCCACAAGGACCCAGGGGACAAAGGGGACATGGCCAGACTTTCTCGTGCCACCCAAATCAGG GAGAGGCGGGAGTCCCTCAGAAGTCCGAGATACCTGGAGCTGTACATAGTGGCTGACCACACCCTG TTCTTGACCCAGCACCGGAACTTGAACCACACCAAACAACGTCTTCTGGAGGTCGCCAGCTATGTGGATCAG ATTCTCAGGACTCTGGACATCCAGGTGGCGCTGACCGGTCTGGAAGTGTGGACCGAGCAGGACCGGAGCCGCGTCACGCCAGACGCGAACGCCACGCTCTGGGCTTTCCTGCAGTGGCGCCGGGGGCTGTGGGCGCGGCGGCCACACGACTCGGCGCAGCTGCTCAC GGGCCGCGCCTTCCGGGGCGCCACCGTGGGCCTGGCGCCCGTCGAGGGCATGTGCAGCGAGGAGAGCTCTGGAGGCGTGAGCACG GACCACTCGGAGCTCCCCATTGGCGCTGCAGCCACCATGGCCCACGAGATAGGCCACAGCCTCGGTCTCAGCCACGACCCGGACGGCTGCTgcggggaggcggcggcggagCAGGGTGGCTGCGTCATGGCAGCGGCTACCGG GCATCCGTTCCCGCGCGTATTTAGCGCCTGCAGCCGCCGCCAGCTGCGCGCCTTCTTCCGAAAGGGGGGCGGCGCGTGCCTCTCCAACGCGCCGGACTTTGGGCTCCTGGTGCCGCTGGCGCGCTGCGGGAACGGCTTCGTGGAAGAGGGCGAGGAGTGTGACTGCGGCGCCGGCCAG GAGTGCCCGGGCTCCTGCTGCCTTGCCCACAACTGCTCACTGCGTGCGGGGGCCCAGTGCACCCATGGGGACTGCTGCGCCCGCTGCCTG CTGAAGCCCGCGGGCGCGCCATGCCGCCGGGCTGCAGGCGACTGTGACCTCCCTGAATTCTGCACGGGCACCTCCCCCTATTGCCCCCCTGACATTTACCTACTGGACGGCACTCCCTGCGCCAGAGGCCGCGGCGCCTGCCGGGACGGCGAGTGTCCGACGCTCGAGCAGCAGTGCCAGCGGCTCTGGGGCCCTG GCTCCCGCCCAGCCCCGGATGCCTGTTTCCAGGTCTTGAACCCCGCAGGAGACGCCCACGGGAACTGTGGGCAGCACAGCGACGGCAGCTTCGTGCCTTGTGCTCAGAG GGATGCACAGTGTGGGAAACTGCAGTGCCAGGGCGGGGAGCAGAGCGCACTGGTACCACACACGGTGCCGGTGGACTCCACCGTTCGCCTAGGCAGCCGCGAAGTGACCTGCAGGGGTGCCTTCGTGCTGCCTGGTGCCCAGCTGGACCTGCCTGATTTGGGCCTGGTAGAGTCAGGCACCCAATGTGGACCTCAGATG GTGTGCCAGGACAGGCGCTGCCAGAACGCTACCTTCCGAGAGCTGGAGCTCTGCCTGATTGCTTGCCATGGCCACGGG GTTTGCAATAGTAACCATAATTGCCACTGTGCTCCAGGCTGGGCTCCGCCTTCCTGTGACAAGTCGGGGTTTGGTGGTAGTGTGGACAGTGGTCCAGTGCAGTCTGAAA CCCAAGACACCTTCATGCTGGCGGTGATCCTTagctttctgctgcctctgctcctcGGGGCCAGCCTGGCCTGGTGCTGCTGCCGGCACCCAGGACCCTGTCTCCAGCAATGCCTCTGGGGTTCAAGGAGGGACCCTGTGTGCAGTGG GCCCAAAGATCACCCATGCAGGGACTACCCTCTGGGCAGCATTCAGCCCACGGAGTTGGGCCTGACAGCCACTGGGGAGCCCCAGCCCCTGG AACTCTGCCAGAGCCCAGCAGCCACCTTGAGAAGCCTGTGCCCTGTGGCCAAG CAGGTCAAGTCCAAAAGCCCAGATCCTGTCTCTGGTGAAAGGTGA
- the ADAM33 gene encoding disintegrin and metalloproteinase domain-containing protein 33 isoform X14, translated as MGPGSRRARGSLVLGLPLLLLLRLPWPMWGAEAFQGNTFGEPVIRHWILDGRPWHIVTLEELVSKLEEGLVALEVEGRELLLELEKNQGLIMLSSNASYYVHPWPAGDSEDFLTHKIFRMEQLLSWKGSCSHKDPGDKGDMARLSRATQIRERRESLRSPRYLELYIVADHTLFLTQHRNLNHTKQRLLEVASYVDQILRTLDIQVALTGLEVWTEQDRSRVTPDANATLWAFLQWRRGLWARRPHDSAQLLTGRAFRGATVGLAPVEGMCSEESSGGVSTDHSELPIGAAATMAHEIGHSLGLSHDPDGCCGEAAAEQGGCVMAAATGHPFPRVFSACSRRQLRAFFRKGGGACLSNAPDFGLLVPLARCGNGFVEEGEECDCGAGQECPGSCCLAHNCSLRAGAQCTHGDCCARCLLKPAGAPCRRAAGDCDLPEFCTGTSPYCPPDIYLLDGTPCARGRGACRDGECPTLEQQCQRLWGPGSRPAPDACFQVLNPAGDAHGNCGQHSDGSFVPCAQRDAQCGKLQCQGGEQSALVPHTVPVDSTVRLGSREVTCRGAFVLPGAQLDLPDLGLVESGTQCGPQMVCQDRRCQNATFRELELCLIACHGHGVCNSNHNCHCAPGWAPPSCDKSGFGGSVDSGPVQSETQDTFMLAVILSFLLPLLLGASLAWCCCRHPGPCLQQCLWGSRRDPVCSGPKDHPCRDYPLGSIQPTELGLTATGEPQPLELCQSPAATLRSLCPVAKQVKSKSPDPVSGER; from the exons ATGGGCCCGGGGTCTCGGAGAGCTCGAGGGTCGCTGGTGTTGGGGCTGCCGTTGCTGCTGCTACTGCGACTACCGTGGCCAATGTGGGGGGCCGAGGCGTTTCAAG GAAACACCTTTGGAGAGCCAGTCATCCGACACTGGATCCTGGATGGACGTCCCTGGCACATAGTCACCCTGGAAGAGCTG GTCTCGAAGCTAGAAGAAGGGCTGGTGGCCTTGGAGGTTGAAGGCCGGGAGCTCCTGCTCGAGCTGGAGAAGAACCA GGGCCTGATCATGCTCAGCAGCAATGCCAGCTATTATGTGCATCCCTGGCCAGCTGGGGACTCTGAGGACTTCTTGACCCACAAGATCTTCCGGATGGAGCAGCTGCTCAGCTGGAAAGGATCCTGTAGCCACAAGGACCCAGGGGACAAAGGGGACATGGCCAGACTTTCTCGTGCCACCCAAATCAGG GAGAGGCGGGAGTCCCTCAGAAGTCCGAGATACCTGGAGCTGTACATAGTGGCTGACCACACCCTG TTCTTGACCCAGCACCGGAACTTGAACCACACCAAACAACGTCTTCTGGAGGTCGCCAGCTATGTGGATCAG ATTCTCAGGACTCTGGACATCCAGGTGGCGCTGACCGGTCTGGAAGTGTGGACCGAGCAGGACCGGAGCCGCGTCACGCCAGACGCGAACGCCACGCTCTGGGCTTTCCTGCAGTGGCGCCGGGGGCTGTGGGCGCGGCGGCCACACGACTCGGCGCAGCTGCTCAC GGGCCGCGCCTTCCGGGGCGCCACCGTGGGCCTGGCGCCCGTCGAGGGCATGTGCAGCGAGGAGAGCTCTGGAGGCGTGAGCACG GACCACTCGGAGCTCCCCATTGGCGCTGCAGCCACCATGGCCCACGAGATAGGCCACAGCCTCGGTCTCAGCCACGACCCGGACGGCTGCTgcggggaggcggcggcggagCAGGGTGGCTGCGTCATGGCAGCGGCTACCGG GCATCCGTTCCCGCGCGTATTTAGCGCCTGCAGCCGCCGCCAGCTGCGCGCCTTCTTCCGAAAGGGGGGCGGCGCGTGCCTCTCCAACGCGCCGGACTTTGGGCTCCTGGTGCCGCTGGCGCGCTGCGGGAACGGCTTCGTGGAAGAGGGCGAGGAGTGTGACTGCGGCGCCGGCCAG GAGTGCCCGGGCTCCTGCTGCCTTGCCCACAACTGCTCACTGCGTGCGGGGGCCCAGTGCACCCATGGGGACTGCTGCGCCCGCTGCCTG CTGAAGCCCGCGGGCGCGCCATGCCGCCGGGCTGCAGGCGACTGTGACCTCCCTGAATTCTGCACGGGCACCTCCCCCTATTGCCCCCCTGACATTTACCTACTGGACGGCACTCCCTGCGCCAGAGGCCGCGGCGCCTGCCGGGACGGCGAGTGTCCGACGCTCGAGCAGCAGTGCCAGCGGCTCTGGGGCCCTG GCTCCCGCCCAGCCCCGGATGCCTGTTTCCAGGTCTTGAACCCCGCAGGAGACGCCCACGGGAACTGTGGGCAGCACAGCGACGGCAGCTTCGTGCCTTGTGCTCAGAG GGATGCACAGTGTGGGAAACTGCAGTGCCAGGGCGGGGAGCAGAGCGCACTGGTACCACACACGGTGCCGGTGGACTCCACCGTTCGCCTAGGCAGCCGCGAAGTGACCTGCAGGGGTGCCTTCGTGCTGCCTGGTGCCCAGCTGGACCTGCCTGATTTGGGCCTGGTAGAGTCAGGCACCCAATGTGGACCTCAGATG GTGTGCCAGGACAGGCGCTGCCAGAACGCTACCTTCCGAGAGCTGGAGCTCTGCCTGATTGCTTGCCATGGCCACGGG GTTTGCAATAGTAACCATAATTGCCACTGTGCTCCAGGCTGGGCTCCGCCTTCCTGTGACAAGTCGGGGTTTGGTGGTAGTGTGGACAGTGGTCCAGTGCAGTCTGAAA CCCAAGACACCTTCATGCTGGCGGTGATCCTTagctttctgctgcctctgctcctcGGGGCCAGCCTGGCCTGGTGCTGCTGCCGGCACCCAGGACCCTGTCTCCAGCAATGCCTCTGGGGTTCAAGGAGGGACCCTGTGTGCAGTGG GCCCAAAGATCACCCATGCAGGGACTACCCTCTGGGCAGCATTCAGCCCACGGAGTTGGGCCTGACAGCCACTGGGGAGCCCCAGCCCCTGG AACTCTGCCAGAGCCCAGCAGCCACCTTGAGAAGCCTGTGCCCTGTGGCCAAG CAGGTCAAGTCCAAAAGCCCAGATCCTGTCTCTGGTGAAAGGTGA
- the ADAM33 gene encoding disintegrin and metalloproteinase domain-containing protein 33 isoform X12 — protein MGPGSRRARGSLVLGLPLLLLLRLPWPMWGAEAFQGNTFGEPVIRHWILDGRPWHIVTLEELVSKLEEGLVALEVEGRELLLELEKNQLLAPGYTETHYTPDGQPVVLVPSRTTWLRFGAGSLALQDHCHYHGRVRGFPDSWVVLSTCSGMRGLIMLSSNASYYVHPWPAGDSEDFLTHKIFRMEQLLSWKGSCSHKDPGDKGDMARLSRATQIRERRESLRSPRYLELYIVADHTLFLTQHRNLNHTKQRLLEVASYVDQILRTLDIQVALTGLEVWTEQDRSRVTPDANATLWAFLQWRRGLWARRPHDSAQLLTGRAFRGATVGLAPVEGMCSEESSGGVSTDHSELPIGAAATMAHEIGHSLGLSHDPDGCCGEAAAEQGGCVMAAATGHPFPRVFSACSRRQLRAFFRKGGGACLSNAPDFGLLVPLARCGNGFVEEGEECDCGAGQECPGSCCLAHNCSLRAGAQCTHGDCCARCLLKPAGAPCRRAAGDCDLPEFCTGTSPYCPPDIYLLDGTPCARGRGACRDGECPTLEQQCQRLWGPGSRPAPDACFQVLNPAGDAHGNCGQHSDGSFVPCAQRDAQCGKLQCQGGEQSALVPHTVPVDSTVRLGSREVTCRGAFVLPGAQLDLPDLGLVESGTQCGPQMVCQDRRCQNATFRELELCLIACHGHGVCNSNHNCHCAPGWAPPSCDKSGFGGSVDSGPVQSETQDTFMLAVILSFLLPLLLGASLAWCCCRHPGPCLQQCLWGSRRDPVCSGPKDHPCRDYPLGSIQPTELGLTATGEPQPLELCQSPAATLRSLCPVAKQVKSKSPDPVSGER, from the exons ATGGGCCCGGGGTCTCGGAGAGCTCGAGGGTCGCTGGTGTTGGGGCTGCCGTTGCTGCTGCTACTGCGACTACCGTGGCCAATGTGGGGGGCCGAGGCGTTTCAAG GAAACACCTTTGGAGAGCCAGTCATCCGACACTGGATCCTGGATGGACGTCCCTGGCACATAGTCACCCTGGAAGAGCTG GTCTCGAAGCTAGAAGAAGGGCTGGTGGCCTTGGAGGTTGAAGGCCGGGAGCTCCTGCTCGAGCTGGAGAAGAACCA GCTGCTGGCCCCGGGATACACAGAAACCCACTACACACCAGATGGGCAGCCAGTGGTGCTGGTCCCCAGCCGCACG ACCTGGCTGAGATTTGGGGCCGGGTCCCTTGCTCTCCAGGATCATTGCCACTACCATGGGCGTGTGAGGGGCTTCCCTGACTCCTGGGTAGTCCTCAGCACCTGTTCTGGGATGAG GGGCCTGATCATGCTCAGCAGCAATGCCAGCTATTATGTGCATCCCTGGCCAGCTGGGGACTCTGAGGACTTCTTGACCCACAAGATCTTCCGGATGGAGCAGCTGCTCAGCTGGAAAGGATCCTGTAGCCACAAGGACCCAGGGGACAAAGGGGACATGGCCAGACTTTCTCGTGCCACCCAAATCAGG GAGAGGCGGGAGTCCCTCAGAAGTCCGAGATACCTGGAGCTGTACATAGTGGCTGACCACACCCTG TTCTTGACCCAGCACCGGAACTTGAACCACACCAAACAACGTCTTCTGGAGGTCGCCAGCTATGTGGATCAG ATTCTCAGGACTCTGGACATCCAGGTGGCGCTGACCGGTCTGGAAGTGTGGACCGAGCAGGACCGGAGCCGCGTCACGCCAGACGCGAACGCCACGCTCTGGGCTTTCCTGCAGTGGCGCCGGGGGCTGTGGGCGCGGCGGCCACACGACTCGGCGCAGCTGCTCAC GGGCCGCGCCTTCCGGGGCGCCACCGTGGGCCTGGCGCCCGTCGAGGGCATGTGCAGCGAGGAGAGCTCTGGAGGCGTGAGCACG GACCACTCGGAGCTCCCCATTGGCGCTGCAGCCACCATGGCCCACGAGATAGGCCACAGCCTCGGTCTCAGCCACGACCCGGACGGCTGCTgcggggaggcggcggcggagCAGGGTGGCTGCGTCATGGCAGCGGCTACCGG GCATCCGTTCCCGCGCGTATTTAGCGCCTGCAGCCGCCGCCAGCTGCGCGCCTTCTTCCGAAAGGGGGGCGGCGCGTGCCTCTCCAACGCGCCGGACTTTGGGCTCCTGGTGCCGCTGGCGCGCTGCGGGAACGGCTTCGTGGAAGAGGGCGAGGAGTGTGACTGCGGCGCCGGCCAG GAGTGCCCGGGCTCCTGCTGCCTTGCCCACAACTGCTCACTGCGTGCGGGGGCCCAGTGCACCCATGGGGACTGCTGCGCCCGCTGCCTG CTGAAGCCCGCGGGCGCGCCATGCCGCCGGGCTGCAGGCGACTGTGACCTCCCTGAATTCTGCACGGGCACCTCCCCCTATTGCCCCCCTGACATTTACCTACTGGACGGCACTCCCTGCGCCAGAGGCCGCGGCGCCTGCCGGGACGGCGAGTGTCCGACGCTCGAGCAGCAGTGCCAGCGGCTCTGGGGCCCTG GCTCCCGCCCAGCCCCGGATGCCTGTTTCCAGGTCTTGAACCCCGCAGGAGACGCCCACGGGAACTGTGGGCAGCACAGCGACGGCAGCTTCGTGCCTTGTGCTCAGAG GGATGCACAGTGTGGGAAACTGCAGTGCCAGGGCGGGGAGCAGAGCGCACTGGTACCACACACGGTGCCGGTGGACTCCACCGTTCGCCTAGGCAGCCGCGAAGTGACCTGCAGGGGTGCCTTCGTGCTGCCTGGTGCCCAGCTGGACCTGCCTGATTTGGGCCTGGTAGAGTCAGGCACCCAATGTGGACCTCAGATG GTGTGCCAGGACAGGCGCTGCCAGAACGCTACCTTCCGAGAGCTGGAGCTCTGCCTGATTGCTTGCCATGGCCACGGG GTTTGCAATAGTAACCATAATTGCCACTGTGCTCCAGGCTGGGCTCCGCCTTCCTGTGACAAGTCGGGGTTTGGTGGTAGTGTGGACAGTGGTCCAGTGCAGTCTGAAA CCCAAGACACCTTCATGCTGGCGGTGATCCTTagctttctgctgcctctgctcctcGGGGCCAGCCTGGCCTGGTGCTGCTGCCGGCACCCAGGACCCTGTCTCCAGCAATGCCTCTGGGGTTCAAGGAGGGACCCTGTGTGCAGTGG GCCCAAAGATCACCCATGCAGGGACTACCCTCTGGGCAGCATTCAGCCCACGGAGTTGGGCCTGACAGCCACTGGGGAGCCCCAGCCCCTGG AACTCTGCCAGAGCCCAGCAGCCACCTTGAGAAGCCTGTGCCCTGTGGCCAAG CAGGTCAAGTCCAAAAGCCCAGATCCTGTCTCTGGTGAAAGGTGA
- the ADAM33 gene encoding disintegrin and metalloproteinase domain-containing protein 33 isoform X16, producing the protein MGSQWCWSPAARGLIMLSSNASYYVHPWPAGDSEDFLTHKIFRMEQLLSWKGSCSHKDPGDKGDMARLSRATQIRERRESLRSPRYLELYIVADHTLFLTQHRNLNHTKQRLLEVASYVDQILRTLDIQVALTGLEVWTEQDRSRVTPDANATLWAFLQWRRGLWARRPHDSAQLLTGRAFRGATVGLAPVEGMCSEESSGGVSTDHSELPIGAAATMAHEIGHSLGLSHDPDGCCGEAAAEQGGCVMAAATGHPFPRVFSACSRRQLRAFFRKGGGACLSNAPDFGLLVPLARCGNGFVEEGEECDCGAGQECPGSCCLAHNCSLRAGAQCTHGDCCARCLLKPAGAPCRRAAGDCDLPEFCTGTSPYCPPDIYLLDGTPCARGRGACRDGECPTLEQQCQRLWGPGSRPAPDACFQVLNPAGDAHGNCGQHSDGSFVPCAQRDAQCGKLQCQGGEQSALVPHTVPVDSTVRLGSREVTCRGAFVLPGAQLDLPDLGLVESGTQCGPQMVCQDRRCQNATFRELELCLIACHGHGVCNSNHNCHCAPGWAPPSCDKSGFGGSVDSGPVQSETQDTFMLAVILSFLLPLLLGASLAWCCCRHPGPCLQQCLWGSRRDPVCSGPKDHPCRDYPLGSIQPTELGLTATGEPQPLELCQSPAATLRSLCPVAKQVKSKSPDPVSGER; encoded by the exons ATGGGCAGCCAGTGGTGCTGGTCCCCAGCCGCACG GGGCCTGATCATGCTCAGCAGCAATGCCAGCTATTATGTGCATCCCTGGCCAGCTGGGGACTCTGAGGACTTCTTGACCCACAAGATCTTCCGGATGGAGCAGCTGCTCAGCTGGAAAGGATCCTGTAGCCACAAGGACCCAGGGGACAAAGGGGACATGGCCAGACTTTCTCGTGCCACCCAAATCAGG GAGAGGCGGGAGTCCCTCAGAAGTCCGAGATACCTGGAGCTGTACATAGTGGCTGACCACACCCTG TTCTTGACCCAGCACCGGAACTTGAACCACACCAAACAACGTCTTCTGGAGGTCGCCAGCTATGTGGATCAG ATTCTCAGGACTCTGGACATCCAGGTGGCGCTGACCGGTCTGGAAGTGTGGACCGAGCAGGACCGGAGCCGCGTCACGCCAGACGCGAACGCCACGCTCTGGGCTTTCCTGCAGTGGCGCCGGGGGCTGTGGGCGCGGCGGCCACACGACTCGGCGCAGCTGCTCAC GGGCCGCGCCTTCCGGGGCGCCACCGTGGGCCTGGCGCCCGTCGAGGGCATGTGCAGCGAGGAGAGCTCTGGAGGCGTGAGCACG GACCACTCGGAGCTCCCCATTGGCGCTGCAGCCACCATGGCCCACGAGATAGGCCACAGCCTCGGTCTCAGCCACGACCCGGACGGCTGCTgcggggaggcggcggcggagCAGGGTGGCTGCGTCATGGCAGCGGCTACCGG GCATCCGTTCCCGCGCGTATTTAGCGCCTGCAGCCGCCGCCAGCTGCGCGCCTTCTTCCGAAAGGGGGGCGGCGCGTGCCTCTCCAACGCGCCGGACTTTGGGCTCCTGGTGCCGCTGGCGCGCTGCGGGAACGGCTTCGTGGAAGAGGGCGAGGAGTGTGACTGCGGCGCCGGCCAG GAGTGCCCGGGCTCCTGCTGCCTTGCCCACAACTGCTCACTGCGTGCGGGGGCCCAGTGCACCCATGGGGACTGCTGCGCCCGCTGCCTG CTGAAGCCCGCGGGCGCGCCATGCCGCCGGGCTGCAGGCGACTGTGACCTCCCTGAATTCTGCACGGGCACCTCCCCCTATTGCCCCCCTGACATTTACCTACTGGACGGCACTCCCTGCGCCAGAGGCCGCGGCGCCTGCCGGGACGGCGAGTGTCCGACGCTCGAGCAGCAGTGCCAGCGGCTCTGGGGCCCTG GCTCCCGCCCAGCCCCGGATGCCTGTTTCCAGGTCTTGAACCCCGCAGGAGACGCCCACGGGAACTGTGGGCAGCACAGCGACGGCAGCTTCGTGCCTTGTGCTCAGAG GGATGCACAGTGTGGGAAACTGCAGTGCCAGGGCGGGGAGCAGAGCGCACTGGTACCACACACGGTGCCGGTGGACTCCACCGTTCGCCTAGGCAGCCGCGAAGTGACCTGCAGGGGTGCCTTCGTGCTGCCTGGTGCCCAGCTGGACCTGCCTGATTTGGGCCTGGTAGAGTCAGGCACCCAATGTGGACCTCAGATG GTGTGCCAGGACAGGCGCTGCCAGAACGCTACCTTCCGAGAGCTGGAGCTCTGCCTGATTGCTTGCCATGGCCACGGG GTTTGCAATAGTAACCATAATTGCCACTGTGCTCCAGGCTGGGCTCCGCCTTCCTGTGACAAGTCGGGGTTTGGTGGTAGTGTGGACAGTGGTCCAGTGCAGTCTGAAA CCCAAGACACCTTCATGCTGGCGGTGATCCTTagctttctgctgcctctgctcctcGGGGCCAGCCTGGCCTGGTGCTGCTGCCGGCACCCAGGACCCTGTCTCCAGCAATGCCTCTGGGGTTCAAGGAGGGACCCTGTGTGCAGTGG GCCCAAAGATCACCCATGCAGGGACTACCCTCTGGGCAGCATTCAGCCCACGGAGTTGGGCCTGACAGCCACTGGGGAGCCCCAGCCCCTGG AACTCTGCCAGAGCCCAGCAGCCACCTTGAGAAGCCTGTGCCCTGTGGCCAAG CAGGTCAAGTCCAAAAGCCCAGATCCTGTCTCTGGTGAAAGGTGA